A single region of the Streptomyces sp. NBC_00236 genome encodes:
- a CDS encoding discoidin domain-containing protein: MPSRTTLAATTAALIALAAPMAFAAPAAPRPAAQAAAWDTDRAAAAHAADPGSVTASGSENGATGPGAAADGDGTTRWSSDFADNAWIRVDLGSVIRISRVTLDWEAAYGRKYVLEASKNGTDWTTFYTEDDGTGGSVTAHTYPQEVTGRYVRMRGVQRATAWGYSLYSFKVYGGEQASASTTRSNLALNHPAYGNLYQHAGNSPAFVTDGGWPADLKADQSRWSSDWNADRWVGVDLGATSTIDTVDLYWEAAYAVDYRIQVSDDNRTWRTVYQPSAADVAARRADVKAPGEAAGRHDTVTLSTPARGRYVRMLGIERRSFYNPAPATAQFGYSLYEFQVLGTGGSADAAYPALPKDPGGAYSTTFFDDFTGSGLDRSKWRVVRTGTEMGPVNGESQAYVDSTDNIRTENGALVLESKYCKACTPTPNGTFDFTSGRVDTNTRFDFTYGKVSARMKLPVGDGFWPAFWMLGSNVDDPSVSWPGSGETDIMENIGYGDWTSSALHGPGYSADGNIGKQQTYPNGGRADAWHTYGVEWTPEGMTFTVDDRVVQTTSRQKLESTRGQWVFDHNQYVILNLALGGAYPAGWNKVTTPYWGLPQSSVDRIAQGGVKAEIDWVRVEQKK; the protein is encoded by the coding sequence GTGCCCTCTCGTACGACTCTGGCAGCCACCACCGCCGCACTGATCGCCCTCGCCGCCCCCATGGCCTTCGCCGCCCCGGCCGCGCCCCGGCCGGCGGCGCAGGCCGCGGCCTGGGACACCGACCGGGCGGCCGCCGCCCACGCCGCCGACCCCGGCTCCGTCACTGCGTCGGGCAGCGAGAACGGCGCCACCGGACCGGGAGCCGCAGCCGACGGCGACGGCACCACCCGCTGGTCCAGCGACTTCGCCGACAACGCCTGGATCCGGGTCGACCTCGGCTCCGTCATCCGGATCAGCCGGGTCACCCTCGACTGGGAGGCCGCCTACGGCAGGAAGTACGTCCTGGAGGCGTCGAAGAACGGCACCGACTGGACCACCTTCTACACCGAGGACGACGGCACCGGCGGCAGCGTCACCGCACACACCTACCCGCAGGAGGTCACCGGCCGCTACGTCCGGATGCGCGGCGTCCAGCGCGCCACCGCCTGGGGCTACTCGCTGTACTCCTTCAAGGTGTACGGAGGGGAGCAGGCCTCCGCGTCCACGACCCGGAGCAACCTCGCCCTGAACCACCCCGCGTACGGCAACCTCTACCAGCACGCGGGCAATTCACCGGCCTTCGTCACCGACGGCGGGTGGCCGGCCGACCTCAAGGCCGACCAGTCGCGCTGGTCCAGCGACTGGAACGCGGACCGCTGGGTCGGCGTCGACCTCGGAGCCACCTCCACGATCGACACGGTCGACCTGTACTGGGAGGCGGCCTACGCCGTCGACTACCGGATCCAGGTCTCCGACGACAACCGTACCTGGCGCACCGTCTACCAACCCTCCGCCGCCGACGTCGCCGCCCGCCGCGCCGATGTCAAGGCGCCGGGCGAGGCCGCCGGGCGCCACGACACCGTGACCCTGTCCACCCCGGCGAGGGGCCGTTACGTCCGGATGCTCGGCATCGAGCGCCGCTCCTTCTACAACCCCGCACCCGCCACGGCCCAGTTCGGCTACTCCCTCTACGAGTTCCAGGTCTTGGGCACCGGAGGGAGCGCGGACGCCGCCTACCCGGCCCTGCCCAAGGACCCCGGCGGCGCGTACAGCACCACCTTCTTCGACGACTTCACCGGCTCGGGCCTGGACCGCTCCAAGTGGCGGGTGGTGCGCACCGGCACGGAGATGGGCCCCGTCAACGGGGAGTCGCAGGCCTACGTCGACTCGACGGACAACATCCGCACCGAGAACGGCGCCCTCGTTCTGGAGTCGAAGTACTGCAAGGCGTGCACCCCCACGCCCAACGGAACCTTCGACTTCACCTCCGGCCGGGTCGACACCAACACCAGGTTCGACTTCACCTACGGCAAGGTCAGCGCCCGTATGAAGCTGCCGGTCGGCGACGGCTTCTGGCCCGCCTTCTGGATGCTCGGCAGCAACGTGGACGACCCGTCCGTCTCGTGGCCCGGCTCGGGCGAGACGGACATCATGGAGAACATCGGCTACGGCGACTGGACCAGCTCCGCCCTGCACGGCCCCGGCTACTCGGCCGACGGCAACATCGGCAAGCAGCAGACCTACCCCAACGGCGGCCGGGCCGACGCGTGGCACACCTACGGCGTCGAGTGGACGCCCGAAGGCATGACGTTCACCGTCGACGACCGGGTCGTCCAGACGACCTCCCGCCAGAAGCTCGAGTCCACCCGCGGCCAGTGGGTCTTCGACCACAACCAGTACGTGATCCTCAACCTGGCTCTCGGCGGGGCGTATCCCGCCGGCTGGAACAAGGTCACCACGCCCTACTGGGGCCTTCCGCAGTCCAGCGTCGACCGCATCGCGCAGGGCGGCGTCAAGGCGGAGATCGACTGGGTGCGCGTCGAGCAGAAGAAATAG